One window of Pyxicephalus adspersus chromosome 4, UCB_Pads_2.0, whole genome shotgun sequence genomic DNA carries:
- the LOC140329692 gene encoding serine/threonine-protein kinase SBK1-like, which yields LDQDAFLHELTLSVYLTGHEGNISTYSSFVDTVDYFAFSQELAPAGTLHSLIQSEVGITEVLVKRCAVQISQALEYMHSKRLVHRDMKPDNIPLMDEECKSVKLNDFELTQFMGTDVPAMFPIIPYMSPELCQLKPKETIPVHPGVDIWALGVLLFVALKGYLPWGKALLEDPHFQTFVYWQNDFDHVAPPKGWGNLSSTAQEMFRIAFSQDPSSRSQVIQNYLNFG from the exons CTCGACCAGGATGCCTTCCTTCATGAACTGACTTTGTCAGTATATCTTACTGGACATGAAGGAAATATTTCGACGTATTCCAGTTTTGTGGATACTGTGGACTACTTTGCCTTTTCCCAGGAACTGGCCCCAGCGGGAACTCTTCATTCCCTTATTCAGTCGGAG GTTGGAATTACGGAAGTGCTTGTAAAACGATGTGCGGTGCAGATCTCCCAGGCCCTTGAATATATGCACAGTAAAAGACTGGTGCATAGAGACATGAAGCCAGACAATATTCCCCTAATGGATGAAGAATGTAAAAGCGTAAAACTGAATGACTTTGAACTAACTCAGTTTATGGGAACCGATGTTCCAGCCATGTTCCCAATCATCCCGTATATGTCTCCTGAACTTTGTCAGCTGAAGCCGAAGGAGACCATCCCTGTGCATCCTGGAGTGGATATCTGGGCCCTTGGTGTTCTTTTGTTTGTTGCCCTCAAAGGGTACCTGCCATGGGGAAAAGCCTTGTTGGAAGACCCACACTTTCAAACTTTTGTCTATTGGCAGAACGACTTTGATCACGTTGCACCACCAAAGGGCTGGGGGAACCTCAGCAGCACCGCCCAAGAGATGTTTCGGATTGCGTTCTCTCAAGACCCATCCTCCAGGAGCCAAGTAATTCAGAATTATCTGAATTTTGGATGA